The stretch of DNA TTGAtgggataaacaaaatgacgagtgacaagcgaggACAatctaaattctcaggctttgcatcttgttgaaaacaacttctttcattgaaaaactcccgttccgtccgtatttgctctgttctaaaccggtcaaacccgGTCAAACCTGGTCAAAGTCTCATATTTTGCACGTTCTCTTGATAAAATATGGTAAagtggcgtaatagtggaataataaattaaattgaCTTCCGCCTAGAACGTTAATTAAAAATCTTCCTTTGCTTGTAAATCAGTCGTTTTTGTGCAAGGTAGAAGAAATTTGAAACTCACTGACAAATCCTAGctttatgaaacaaaaaattattcaTTGAATTTAAAGAACATAAAGGTTAAAATGTGCTGTATCATTTCACTTCATGTAAAAAGAATACTATTttgccacaattttttttattgtgtgCTGCAATTTGCGTGTTTATTTTCAGTCCCTTGTTTTGGTTTCCAAGAAACGTAAACGTTTGCGCACGAAGAGTTAATATCTTAACCCTTTCTTAACCCAAATATAAGCAACTTGCAGGACCTAATATGATATGAcagtttaatttaatatttagttcTTTTCCAAACTCCAATAAACCTTGTTTTCGGGTGGGAATGTATTGCAAAAAGGTTGGGTTGAATTGTCATCGCAGATGTTGCTATACAAAGGAATAAGAACTGTAAAATTTGGGTAGAACATGCCAGTCaaccattaattaattaaaagcaaGCAGTGAGTTTTCAAGGTTGGTTAATAACAAAGAACCTATTTGCTTTCGCTATAGCTAAGACCTGTCCTGCACCTGCACTGCCCACGGTTTTCAAATAATACATTTAATTATGGTTTTGTTCCCGTGACAAAGATGGTGTTTTTAATGGCTTATTGTACTTTGCGAAACGAAGTGAATGGGACGAAAACGAATTGGAGCGAAATGGAAAATCTGTACTGTGTGTTCTCATTTTGCAAAGTACATGCAGATTTTCCATTCTCAAACTGAAGTACAGATTTTCCAGTTCGCTCCAATTCGTTTCGCAAAGTACAATAAGCCGTTTTAAATTGCCTCCTGCTCAGATTCACGTTAATAAAGTATTGCATTAACTTACAAAGTCACGCCTACAAGCAAAAACTTCCGCCGCATATTATTCCTAGGGTCAATTAAACACCTTGGATTTGGAAGTGTTTGCAGACGATATTGATATCGTTAAAGTGTTCTGAAGTTGTCTCTTTATCAACATAATTTCTCGAAGTCATGGGCGAAAATATTGGCGGGATATGCAAACAGTTTTCAAATGCTTCAAATACAACCTTTTGCAACACTCCAAACCAGACGGAATCCACGCTTATCAACGTCCCTTACGATCAGACCTTCGGTTTAGTAACGAGCATTCTGTTTGGTGGTTTTATTGTAGCAAGTTTAATCGGAAACACCCTGGTGGCTAGCACGATCCTGCAGCATAACCACATGAAAACCGCATGCAACTATTTCATCATGAACATTGCCTTCGCGGACATTGGAGTCGGCGCCATTGCAGCTCCACTCCGTATCCTTGAAATCTTTTTGTCTTGGCCGTTTAAGGATTTCATGTGCCGTTTCTTGTGGCCATTTCAAGACGTGTTTGTTTGCGTTTCAGTGTTAACTCATACCATTATCTCTCTGGAAAGATACCGTGCAATAGTCATGCCATTCAAGGCGAAGATTTCACTTCGCAGATCTAAAATTGTCATCGTCGCTATATGGCTGGGTTGTTACTGCGCTTCTGGTATTCCACAATCACTTTTATTGCAAGTAATCGATTATGGAGGTTGGAAACGTTGTGCTATTCGATGGCCATCTTTAATATTTCGCCTGTGTTACATTTTCTACTTGGTAATTGTCTTCATCGTTGTCCCGTTGGTCATGCAAACTTGGTGTTAtgttcgaattgtccgcgtctTAAATCAGAAAGCCGAATTTGGGCTTTCAACGCGCATCCTCTCAAGAAAAAGCAACGACGAGCGCAAAGGAAGACAGAAACGAAACAAGCGCATGGTGTTCATGCTGATGACAAGTCTCCTTGTTTTTCAAGTGTGTTATATTCCCCGGGGCATTTTAATGCTCATGGTCGAGTTTCAGCCTCCAGAGATAACTGCAAGCCGTACGTTCTCTCTGGTCGATTTGATCTTCTTGGTTCTGTACTATTGCAAGCATATCGTCAATCCGGTTATTTTGTTCGCAATGAGCTCGGACTTTCGAAAAGCATTAACTGCCAGTCTGAGCTGCAGCACTCGCACAGAACAACTGGAGACGCTGTTAAACCAAGGACAAGTCACGATTCAGGAATCGCCGCAAGAAACCCAAGAGGCAACAGTGTGAAAAATCTGCTGCTGCCGACTGCGTACTTTCTCACATCGGTACGGTCAAAGAGATTAACCTTACTTAACACTTTTGCATTAACGGCAAGCCCACAGGCTGGGctcaaatttgttttttacgCCAAACGCAATGAAACTAGGCTATCATGATTTCAAACTTGATTTTAGCTTCCTTCGTGTTCGTAACCAACAAtcatcgagaaaaaaaaaaagaataggcGGGTTTAAGAGGAGTAGAATTCCACTGGACTAGGAGGCGTTCAACAAAAGCAAGATGCTACTGACTGGGAGTACGGACAAGTCACTGAAGGAAAGGCTCGTATGCAGACACTTGGACCGTTAGGAAAAAGGAACAAACATTCCTGGTGGGTCTGGAGAAGGATGGAAGGAATCACTTTGATGGAAAGTGCACAAGAGCCGACGGCTCTGAGCCACTACAAAAAGACACAAAAGGAAAGACGGATAGGAAATATCTTTTGAACGAGATCTATCGAAAAAATGAGATTGAAAATGCTGGGAATCTCAGAGGAATAATGCCTGTAAGATGAAAGACCAGGCTGGAAACTCCTTGCTTGACCTGTCCGAGGACGGAACACTTGAGAGAGACAAGACAAGCACTAACCTGACCTATATCGTTGACAGCAAAGTCGAAACTTCATCTCTCTGTAGAACTGGGAAGAGGGAGAGGGGGTCTAATGCAGTTAGGGAGAGACCATACTCAAATTTTCCTGACCCTGCCCTGACATCCTTACAAATTTGTGTTACAAAGTTGTGTCCCTGAATTAAAAAATTCTCTGAaacagccccccccccccctgcctcCCCCCATTCCTCTTCCCTTTGCACCATCACCTGTCTCCCTAAACATTGACCATTACCTCACCATCACATCTCTGAACATTTTAGGGCTGAGCCCGTGTTGGCCAGCGACTTGTCTGAATACGCGTTTACCatttggggtgggggggggggtagtttatgaagaaactgtggtgctgtgtcggtggggaggtagtatacaaaaattgggttttatcaacgttagcgagcgttagccctttgtcagagcatATACTGATACTTCCACAAGAAGATACATATACCGCGCTTATTTATGAAAAATATATTCAACAGCGCCTGGCCTAACAATAGATATTCAAAATCATGCACAAATAAAGAAGACAAAAAATACACTGATTCTAAAATTTAATGTCCATTTGGTAATTAAACTTCTTGAAATGTCGTATTTAATACTTACAGTCTTCAGTCTACTTTTAAGCTGAAAATAGACCGAAACGGGAGTAGATGGAAGCAGATTCAAAAGTCTGAGGGCGGCACCGCCAAACGATCTATCGCCTTAAGTCTCCGACATCGTGCTTACGTTGGCGTTTATAGAACCCCAGGATTTTTGTACCGTAAATTTGTTTTTAGATAGAGATAAAAAACCAGTTAAATAGCGCGGGCCAATGTAATTTGCGAAGTAGAGACGTGATTTAGCACAACTTCGGAGCGTAGTAACCCAGGCGAGCCCAAGCAATCGCTGTACCACACAATAAACTGTCAAAGAATTTTAGTCGCGTGAACATGACTGTGTGCTGCTACTAGTTAAATACTTCCTAATACGTCTGATGTTATAGAGATAATAAAAGGCATTGATGCATGCCTTAGTCATGTTTACGTTCATATCCAAGTGAAGGTCGCAGCATGCCATGTGCCCAAATTAGTGCTGGAAAAGAGAAGTCTTACACCCCAACTCAGCGCGATGCAGCCGACCCGGGAGAGACCCCCAAAACTGAACTTGTAACATTTAACCTAACCTTTCCTGGTGCATTGTTAGGCCAGTTGTAATTCGCGCCCCTATTTTTGTCACCATGTTTTCATGTCTACTTGTTTATGCTAAGAAATTGGTAGttatggtaatgaatttatatagcgcattttctattaacatattcaaatgcgctttacaagcaagagatctatgggtgagatcggacataaAGTTGAAGCAAGTTTAAGGAAAGCTGTGTCTCGAGTTTCTCAACAAGACTGTTTTTCACCTACTTCAAAAGCCATCAATCGACTATTACGCTGACTGCTTCTCATTTAGCATTAATGTTCTCTCACACAACTACTGTCCGATGCCTCGAATGCACTTGTCAATGGCACAAATAGCGTCCACCTCACCAGTATCGTTTTGGCTAAATTGTAAATACATTTGTGTGTCGTCCGCGAACGCGTGCGCAGTTGGCAAGTGAGACTCCAGCATAGAAACCAAATCACATGTGTAGACAGTAAACAAAAGAGGTCTGAGGCAAGAGTCTTAAGCAACGCCCCATTTCAAATCGAATGATTGTGAAACATCATATCGTCTGATAACGAGGGCCTTACTGAACTAATCACGGAAAAGTTGAAATAACGAAAGTTTTAAATGACGCTGACTTCACCGTTAGGTTTTTGAAAGGAGTCTAAAGCCGGGTTGAAATCGTTGTAATGGTACAAGACGAAAGGGTTTAAAATTACCAATTTTACATTTACAGGTGCGATCTTTTGGAGATCCCGGATGATAATGGAGAGGTTGCGTGGTCATCTGATCACGTGGATCTTTGTTTTCGACCTTTTGAAATAATGACACTTTTGCTTTACTTCGAATGGTAGGTAAttcatttgtgttttcttttaatgCTAAAGTGAAAGTTCTCGCGCTGTTATAAAAGTGTAGAGGATATTTTCACTCCTATTTCTCTGCGAAACGCAAGCTTGTGTCACGTCTTAACTCTTGGTCTCACGAGGAAACCTTACCTAGTGTTACTCTTCGTGTCACGTGCCTTTATAAGGTCTCTTGCGCTTTACTCGGGGCTTTCCAGTCTAATAAACCTGGTTCATAATGGCCACCAACTAAAATGTTAttctgttttagtataaatacacagttaattatacaaaatcgcgcgctttcattgtctcgctatctcggattatcagccgataatcacctcgacggacaaaatggcatCCAGTAGTccttttgccactgtaagtgaagatgatttcgcgttgaaatgtttttttttttccctcttttttgaaataatcacctgtgtatttatactaaaacaattattcgcctcaggctcagtgattatcgtcTCGGGGAATATTCACCggtaatcacttcgccttcggcgaataactgttaattaatgctaataagcctagCAAGTTtctaattaattttgtttgcaaaatgagggcagtaggtttaattaacatgaatacaaaacaatgtaagGACTGTAAAGGTGGTGGCCATTTATGAAAGCGGTGTATTCGCCAAAAAGGGCAAGTTTGTTGGTTCgaccctccccctccccctcctcttCGGCGACGTTTCCCGAGCGGGCACGCGGCTCGTTATGCATGCTTTCTTCCCGCCTCGCTCATTCGCTCCGGTCAAATCTCATTTCTCCCATAACTTCGCCTCCCCGACCCTTGAGCGGAGGCTGTAGGGGTGAAAATGGTTTACTATTATTCTTTGGAGAGTTTTGTGCTCTCAGTAGGAATGGAATCCATGGCGGTTTGGATGCTCTCCCACTTAGCTAAAGTAGGAGGAGCCGCACACCGCTGTTTTTACCAGGCATACATGTACTTGTGTCATGGGAAAACTTCtaacacttttctttttaaatcgtttctttttttaattagaaACAGCAAGAGCTCTGAAGTGGCCGTTCTTTGTAAGGAGGCTCCAAAgcgtttcaacacttagaagactctctgtttagatcgaataacgctacaacactgtatcacgtaacagcaatgttatggtaccatatgaaacaccgattattttcaaaaaagatgtgatcattattgtgatgtaataagtcaccttggcaacgggaaaccCCAGCCAAAACatcctatattttttatttagatgcttatatttcaaaaacgaactgggtgaccccccttttttattgctgaaaagtgatgaGAAGACCACGATGAAACCTTcggtaaagtttaaaaaaattctgtgaagAGGATTCAAAGCTACctcaaagaaataacaaaattaaggtggctctgaatccacgaAACAGAATTTTTTAGAACTTTGCACAAAGTTTCATCATGCCcctctgattacttttcagaaataaaaagtgggggtcaccgagttcgtttttgagatatatgcaactaaagacaaaataaagggtgtttttacagtcGTCCTTTATTCGTTTCGCGCACATAGTGTATCTAAAAagaaatccatttgtgactgtgctgcatggggcaaggccgcaaagtgatagatcaacacttttatctaattcactcttggtacGATGGTATATTATCGTACTTGTCTTTTAAGTACATGGAGGGTTACTTTAAttcattttcccgtgcttttaacattttaattcaTAGTGTTAGTAGTTTGATATTTTAAGCTCAATCATGCAAACTATCAATTTGTGTGCTATATTGAATTCCCAAGAATTTGTGTTTGTTCATTTTGTCTAGAGATCATTTTCCACCTCCCACTCTTTTTGTGTTTATTTGCGTCTGATTCTTTTATTTCACTATGCTTCTGTGCATTTCCAATTTTATCTGATGTTTCTGAATGGTCTTGTGCCTGAGCCATATTAATTCAGTCTAGCACAAAAATCTCGTTGATCGCCTTATTAAAAAGGTAGCGGTCACATGCATGGTCGAAAGAGGATAATCAAATCCCGGAATAATAAAATTGTTCACTGAAGATAGCAATTTTTTATTCCTCGACTATTCTAACGCCGCTAAATCATCGAAGTTATCTGTCGTTCACTGCGACGAGACATCACTGAGACATGAAAACACGTATCGATCATTAGAAAACATCAAGCCAGCCGATGTTCCAGCCAGACGATTCTCGAAAATATAATTAGAAGTTCTTCAACTTACGTAATATATGTATCTCACTCTGTAAGGCAAAGATCTTGTTTGATCTCAGGAACCCCCTTCAAAAGTTTAGCAAATTACTGTTTTTAATTCGATTGTGAAAAAGATATGAAAATGGTGAAGGATCAAGGCTGTCttccaataaaatatttttcctaAGAGAGTAAGAGAGGCTCTCCCTTGAAGGGTTAAATTTCTTTTCTGTGGGTGAATTGGCCTACGAGAAGACACTGGAGAATATATTCTCTGCTTTTCATGGTTcccccattccccttcattaaGATCCCAAaatccaggggcacccaacgagaacacagttcaaaaccacttaaatatagcattgtcaaacgtattttagtatttaaacggtagatataggcgtATTTgtatcccctaaaaagttttcatctgttcggatttcctagctgaaaggctagtgatccgaaaattgtagggatcaaaacttaccttttcgaaacttttagccagaaaaaagactcccgaaaattctaggtgacctttgtagggtaaaaatccgttaaaaatgggcaattataccatttttcagatgttcgaaaatcctaggagaggcaggcaaacaagacattttacaacaaatgtttcgaaaattctagatctcaaatcgtgttccgaacagatattttccgaaagttgacgttgggtgcccctgaaaatcCCATTTGAAGCAATCGATCTGAGACATTAGAAAAATCAACTTTGACTGGAAACATTTTTGCACTGATAATGTCCGAATGTCCGCTTTGTGATCTGATATTGGTATATTTTCTCTCAGACCTTCACGCCCTGGTGGTCTAGGCTCCTTCTTGAATGGGTGACCTGAAAATCCTCAACTGGCGTTTCACCATTTGACTCAGTTTCAGTCAGTAGATGTCCATGAATTCAGGTTGTTAAAGTTGAAACGTCATTGCACCAAACCAGTTAGGCCCTGCAAATAAAAAGGATACATAAGGTCATTTCTaatcttttcctttttcgtcAATTCCCCTCCGGGTCTTCAACGCGACAGTATACGCGACGGATGATATTGCATTTCAGGGATgggaaaattaaatttacaccGGTTTTGACTTTGTGGTTGTCAAAAGGTTACGTGTCGGTCATATTCTCCGCAGCAGGCTAAGACTCGGCACGGAATTAGCCGtccttttttggggggggaAACGAGAAACGTTTCTAAAGTTGTTTCTTGATGGAAAAATTGCTGCACCAGCAAAAGAGAAAAGTGTTGCGCTGATTAACCAGTGCGCGGGAATCAAATCATCGCTTGTTAATCGCTGAAAGTAGAGTTTATTTTTAGTAAGACAAAGTCATTTAAGTTTAAACTGGACAATTAAGTTTTTCCGGTCCCCAATACACCGAGATACATTGGTATGTGTTCGACGAGAAA from Montipora capricornis isolate CH-2021 chromosome 9, ASM3666992v2, whole genome shotgun sequence encodes:
- the LOC138016416 gene encoding QRFP-like peptide receptor produces the protein MGENIGGICKQFSNASNTTFCNTPNQTESTLINVPYDQTFGLVTSILFGGFIVASLIGNTLVASTILQHNHMKTACNYFIMNIAFADIGVGAIAAPLRILEIFLSWPFKDFMCRFLWPFQDVFVCVSVLTHTIISLERYRAIVMPFKAKISLRRSKIVIVAIWLGCYCASGIPQSLLLQVIDYGGWKRCAIRWPSLIFRLCYIFYLVIVFIVVPLVMQTWCYVRIVRVLNQKAEFGLSTRILSRKSNDERKGRQKRNKRMVFMLMTSLLVFQVCYIPRGILMLMVEFQPPEITASRTFSLVDLIFLVLYYCKHIVNPVILFAMSSDFRKALTASLSCSTRTEQLETLLNQGQVTIQESPQETQEATV